One window from the genome of Periophthalmus magnuspinnatus isolate fPerMag1 chromosome 18, fPerMag1.2.pri, whole genome shotgun sequence encodes:
- the LOC117386635 gene encoding GRB2-associated-binding protein 1-like yields the protein MSGAGAVVCEGWLRKSPPEKKLRRYAWKRRWFVLRSGRLSGEPDMLQYYKNPHSRRPIRSINLNLCEQVDAGLSFTKKELQSSFVFDLRTQERVWYLVAESEKDMNHWVSSICLLCGFNPTDDVPDRRASLPSSGPGPLPPSSSACSSASVPPPYDPVSVPTPHAEPYPGEEEEDYLWLSNCQSHTRPPVGSSLSLDTDYSDLFPAPCATSSSSSCSSSPSLLPPQPPSAHRTAPWTIPGLSQSLDSGSDPYKPGTLDKHTSRSRCHPSPHPRKHSLDLHLRPAPVPLCGDPQTSTPPSVYQVPRCPRRPSSTPSVDSLTQAEAQAAAPQPPPRPPKPPAVPAQPESAAGGVRPAALPRSGTEPQGREGGEVAGQSRTSTTTGRGHSESSSTPRSVSDRASIFEFSESFNTYFLNKGLVPLGSVCSEEDEADENYVPMSAATTEPPIAPRPGPPPSSLPPHEANYVSMTPLPPAVIAPPLPPAPCDSSTLGRQVPPPAHMGFRTSPVTPPPRGNPVTPGNEPPPIHRNLKPRKGVSVTPTSEKTDSDPTQKAKVKPAPLDMTFVQQQDWQEVPPPVRSPVTRTFTRDPSCRRDDVPCSAHSSSPSSDSDPDDNYVAMTTSNLSFSAGESSLRLMLHRASEGGVSCSPLLRRHKDKPIEYLDLDLHTGRTTPTRQKRSPAEGRGGGEDTPGAEDERARGERARGERARVEYVVVDPKRTKALRNTREAWHDGRMSTDKEKA from the exons GCGTGGAAGCGGCGCTGGTTTGTGCTCCGCAGCGGACGTCTCAGCGGTGAACCTGACATGCTCCAGTATTACAAGAACCCTCACTCCAGACGCCCCATCAGAAGCATCAACCTCAACCTGTGTGAGCAG GTGGACGCCGGCCTGTCGTTCACAAAGAAGGAGCTGCAGAGCAGTTTTGTGTTCGACCTGCGCACACAGGAGAGGGTGTGGTACCTGGTGGCCGAGTCGGAGAAGGACATGAACCACTGGGTGTCCTCCATCTGTCTGCTGTGTGGATTCAACCCCACGGACGACG TCCCTGACCGACGTGCGTCTCTGCCGTCCTCTGGCCCCgggcccctccccccctcctcctccgcctgcTCCTCCGCCTCCGTCCCGCCGCCGTACGACCCCGTGAGCGTCCCGACTCCACACGCAGAGCCCTATcctggggaggaggaggaggactacCTGTGGCTGTCCAACTGCCAGAGCCACACCAG ACCTCCCGTGGGCTCGTCTCTGTCTTTGGACACAGACTACAGCGACCTCTTCCCTGCTCCCTgtgccacctcctcctcctcctcctgctcgtcCTCCCCCTCGCTCCTCCCCCCGCAGCCCCCCTCCGCTCACAGGACCGCCCCCTGGACCATCCCGGGCCTGAGCCAGTCTCTGGACTCTGGGTCGGACCCGTACAAACCCGG GACCCTCGACAAACACACCTCCAGATCTCGCTGTCACCCCTCCCCTCACCCCCGAAAACACTCTCTGGACCTGCACCTCCGCCCGGCCCCCGTTCCCCTGTGCGGAGACCCCCAGACCTCCACCCCTCCCAGCGTGTACCAGGTCCCCCGGTGCCCGCGCcgtccctcctccacccccagCGTCGACTCCCTCACCCAGGCCGAGGCGCAGGCGGCCGCCCCCCAGCCGCCCCCGAGACCCCCCAAACCCCCGGCCGTCCCCGCCCAGCCCGAGAGCGCCGCGGGAGGGGTGAGGCCGGCCGCGCTGCCCCGCTCCGGGACCGAACCccaggggagggagggaggggaggtggCGGGGCAGAGCAGGACCAGTACAACGACCGGACGAGGTCACTCAG AATCTTCTTCCACTCCGCGCTCTGTGTCGGACCGAGCGAGCATTTTTGAGTTCAGCGAGAGTTTCAACACGTATTTT CTCAACAAAGGACTGGTTCCGTTGGGCAGTGTTTGCTCTGAAGAAGACGAGGCTGATGAAAACTACGTTCCGATGAGCGCAGCCACGACGGAACCGCCCATCGCTCCAAG acctggccctcctccctcttcgcTCCCTCCTCATGAGGCTAACTACGTTTCCATGACGCCGCTGCCTCCCGCCGTCATTGCTCCGCCCCTTCCTCCCGCACCGTGCGACTCCTCGACTCTGGGCCGCCAGGTCCCGCCCCCGGCTCACATGGGTTTCCGAACCTCCCCCGTGACTCCGCCCCCTCGTGGAAATCCCGTCACCCCCGGCAACGAGCCCCCTCCCATTCACCGCAACCTGAAGCCACGGAAAG GAGTTAGTGTCACTCCAACATCAGAGAAGACAGACTCAGATCCAACACAGAAAGCTAAAG TGAAACCAGCTCCGTTGGACATGACGTTTGTGCAGCAGCAGGACTGGCAGGAAGTCCCGCCCCCAGTGCGCTCACCTGTCACCCGAACATTCACACGAGA CCCGTCCTGTCGCCGTGACGATGTTCCCTGCAGCGCTCACAGCTCGTCTCCATCGTCCGACTCGGATCCAGACGACAACTACGTCGCCATGACAACCTCTAACCTCAGCTTCAGCGCCGGAGAATCG TCACTGAGGCTGATGCTCCACCGGGCCTCAGAGGGCGGAGTCAGCTGCAGCCCGTTACTACGGCGACACAAAGACAAACCAATCGAATACTTGGACCTGGACCTGCACACAGGACGAACCACGCCCACTAGACAG AAGCGGTCTCCGGCTGAGGGGCGCGGCGGAGGGGAGGACACACCCGGAGCAGAGGACGAGCGCGCACGAGGCGAGCGTGCACGGGGCGAGCGCGCACGTGTGGAGTACGTGGTGGTGGACCCCAAAAGGACCAAGGCCCTGAGGAACACCAGAGAAGCATGGCATGATGGGAGAATGTCCACAGACAAAGAGAAGGCGTAG